The Acetomicrobium flavidum genome window below encodes:
- a CDS encoding oxidoreductase codes for MTVKYSHLFSEGKIGNLRLRNRIVMPPMGTNFANADGSVSQTLIDYYTERARGGVGLIIVEIVCVDSPVGKAITNQLCLDDDKYIGGFADLAESVHLEGAKIFVQLHHAGRQTTPDITGGIQPVCPSATHEGFLNVTPRELSNEEIEDLVQKFVSAAVRAKMAGIDGVELHGAHGYLIGQFMSPHINKRTDKWGGSTERRMRFPLEIIRGIREKLGPNFPICFRFNADDFVEDGIDIEEAKKIARILEDAGVDVLNVSVGIYEAMPTLLEPFHFEEGWRVYTAEAIKKVVNIPVITVGVIRDPVLADSIIAEGKADFVAIGRGLIADPEWPKKAYEGRDEEIRKCISCNTCIGLKVFSGQRMRCSVNPRVGYEWKYPYLPCACEKKKVVVIGGGPAGAYAAITAASRGHEVVLFEKENKIGGQLNISCLPPGKEKISWFTEWLEGELKRQNVTLRLGECATPEKISALRPDIVILATGAEPIVPNIPGIERAYLSWDVLKGKVNVPSGEEVVVIGGGLVGCETAHYLLDKGCKVTIVEMLDDIALDMEPIGRFDLLNTFVSKGVKMLTKSLVTAITPEAIQIVDAYKRVREVPAKHVVLAVGQKPAGCDLAKALCDMGIPVITVGDARAVGKIVDAVLFGFDAGVKV; via the coding sequence ATGACGGTAAAGTATAGCCATTTGTTTTCGGAAGGAAAAATCGGCAACTTGAGGCTTAGAAACCGCATTGTAATGCCTCCAATGGGAACTAACTTTGCAAATGCAGATGGCTCTGTCAGTCAGACTCTCATCGATTATTACACCGAGAGGGCCCGCGGCGGAGTCGGTCTCATCATCGTAGAGATAGTATGTGTCGATAGTCCGGTAGGCAAGGCCATAACCAACCAGCTGTGCCTCGATGACGATAAATACATTGGCGGATTTGCCGACCTGGCAGAGTCAGTACACTTAGAAGGAGCCAAGATATTTGTTCAACTTCATCATGCAGGAAGACAAACTACTCCGGACATTACCGGAGGAATTCAGCCGGTGTGTCCCTCTGCAACCCATGAAGGATTTTTGAACGTCACACCCAGAGAACTGTCAAACGAGGAGATAGAAGATCTGGTACAAAAATTCGTAAGCGCTGCCGTTCGGGCCAAGATGGCCGGAATTGATGGCGTAGAGCTCCATGGAGCTCATGGTTACCTCATCGGCCAGTTTATGTCACCTCATATAAACAAACGCACCGACAAGTGGGGAGGAAGCACTGAAAGGCGCATGCGCTTTCCCCTTGAGATCATAAGGGGCATACGCGAAAAACTTGGCCCCAATTTTCCGATATGTTTCCGTTTCAATGCGGATGATTTCGTAGAAGACGGCATCGACATCGAGGAGGCCAAGAAGATCGCTCGAATCCTCGAGGATGCTGGTGTGGATGTATTAAACGTCAGCGTCGGCATATATGAAGCGATGCCAACGCTCTTGGAGCCCTTCCATTTCGAGGAAGGTTGGCGGGTTTACACTGCGGAAGCCATTAAAAAGGTGGTAAATATCCCCGTCATCACGGTTGGAGTCATACGTGACCCCGTCCTTGCCGACTCCATTATAGCGGAAGGCAAAGCCGACTTCGTGGCCATTGGACGGGGACTGATAGCAGACCCGGAGTGGCCAAAGAAGGCATACGAAGGTCGCGACGAGGAGATCCGCAAATGCATTTCGTGCAACACCTGCATCGGCTTAAAGGTCTTCTCTGGGCAAAGGATGAGATGTTCCGTCAATCCCAGGGTGGGATATGAATGGAAATATCCCTATTTGCCATGTGCCTGCGAGAAGAAAAAGGTCGTGGTGATCGGTGGCGGGCCCGCGGGAGCCTATGCGGCCATAACTGCAGCTAGTAGGGGTCACGAGGTCGTTCTCTTCGAAAAGGAAAATAAAATAGGGGGACAGCTGAACATTTCATGCCTGCCGCCCGGCAAGGAGAAGATCTCATGGTTTACCGAATGGCTTGAAGGAGAGCTGAAGCGTCAGAATGTTACACTGCGCCTTGGAGAATGCGCAACCCCCGAAAAGATATCTGCCCTCAGGCCGGATATAGTTATCCTTGCAACAGGTGCTGAACCCATAGTGCCCAATATCCCCGGCATCGAAAGGGCATATCTGTCCTGGGATGTGCTAAAGGGCAAGGTTAACGTACCTTCCGGAGAGGAAGTGGTAGTGATTGGAGGCGGATTGGTAGGCTGCGAAACGGCTCATTATCTCCTGGATAAGGGATGCAAGGTCACAATCGTTGAGATGTTGGACGACATAGCATTGGATATGGAGCCTATCGGGCGATTCGATCTTCTTAATACATTCGTTTCTAAAGGAGTCAAGATGCTGACGAAAAGCCTGGTTACGGCCATAACGCCTGAAGCCATCCAAATCGTGGATGCCTATAAGAGGGTTCGTGAGGTTCCTGCAAAGCATGTCGTCTTAGCCGTCGGACAAAAGCCTGCAGGCTGCGATCTGGCAAAAGCCCTGTGCGATATGGGCATCCCGGTGATCACCGTGGGCGATGCCCGAGCCGTAGGGAAAATTGTAGATGCTGTGCTATTTGGCTTTGATGCGGGCGTTAAGGTATAA
- a CDS encoding LacI family DNA-binding transcriptional regulator — protein MSVTMADVAKEAGVDKATVSRVLRGDPRISPKTRERVWEVIKRLGYKPNALARGLSARKSGLVYIVFEEQDVPQMNKFLKGLGRILAAMDKEPIVYVADYFDADFIKSRSMAHEVEGIIWVGNPPPDMKVPTVAVGDTTDQYVCVSPFWSDIAREIKKIADGRHIAFIGDTKANSMLKQELIEYDADGKNTLWICDGSLPDGIKRLIYQDKESRDSINSDQEFSMGDMLLLFNDINYAKALGGGCIYLPSFEMGVLAARLLVNMLKNREVPQKNLVRLTIEL, from the coding sequence ATGTCCGTTACAATGGCTGATGTTGCAAAAGAGGCGGGAGTTGATAAAGCTACTGTAAGCCGCGTCTTAAGGGGTGATCCCCGAATATCTCCAAAGACAAGGGAGAGGGTGTGGGAGGTCATAAAGCGCTTGGGATACAAGCCCAACGCTCTTGCGCGCGGCTTATCAGCAAGAAAGTCCGGCCTCGTCTACATAGTGTTCGAGGAGCAGGATGTACCTCAGATGAACAAGTTTCTTAAAGGCCTGGGCCGCATACTTGCTGCCATGGATAAGGAGCCAATAGTGTATGTGGCTGACTACTTTGATGCCGATTTTATAAAATCGCGCTCGATGGCCCATGAGGTAGAGGGCATTATATGGGTTGGAAATCCACCGCCGGATATGAAAGTGCCCACCGTCGCTGTAGGAGATACGACCGATCAATATGTTTGCGTGTCGCCCTTTTGGTCTGATATCGCAAGGGAGATCAAAAAAATCGCTGATGGAAGGCATATAGCCTTCATAGGCGATACTAAGGCAAATTCGATGCTCAAACAGGAACTTATCGAATATGACGCTGACGGTAAAAATACCCTCTGGATCTGCGACGGCTCACTGCCGGATGGAATAAAGAGGCTTATTTATCAAGATAAGGAATCAAGGGACTCCATAAATTCGGACCAGGAATTTTCGATGGGCGATATGTTATTATTATTTAACGACATAAACTATGCCAAGGCCTTGGGCGGTGGTTGCATATATTTGCCCTCCTTTGAAATGGGAGTGTTGGCTGCCAGGTTGTTGGTTAACATGCTCAAAAACCGTGAGGTGCCACAGAAAAATTTGGTTCGCCTTACCATAGAACTTTAG
- a CDS encoding FecCD family ABC transporter permease, with the protein MNRKGYMLFVAVSLFLAFFSACLSLAVGEVRIPLPEVANIILGKVGFPSSGAGASGVYDTILLFVRLPRTLMVFFVGSVLGVTGAVYQGLLLNPLAESYTLGVASGAALGATIAIAFNVNLVRLFAFLGGALTLLGVWALSHRSRSVDPTRLILSGVVVGSILQALMMLLQTLFPEKLGAFFFWVMGSFNSASWRWLPGCLIASCIALLFLLLHRELDIISLGEGKAETLGMNIVRMRWILLLAASLITSVVVSYCGVIGFVGLIVPHLLRMMVGHSHGRLLFASWMGGGLMLLWADVTARAIGSLPVGVLTALVGGPIFCLFLWKS; encoded by the coding sequence GTGAATAGAAAGGGTTACATGCTTTTCGTTGCGGTAAGCCTATTTTTGGCTTTTTTCAGCGCATGTTTGTCGCTTGCAGTTGGAGAGGTGCGCATCCCCCTGCCGGAAGTGGCGAATATCATTCTGGGCAAGGTGGGATTTCCTTCTTCGGGGGCAGGTGCCTCAGGTGTTTATGACACGATTCTTTTATTCGTAAGGCTTCCAAGGACTCTCATGGTCTTTTTCGTCGGATCGGTTTTGGGAGTTACAGGAGCTGTTTATCAGGGACTTTTGTTAAATCCCTTGGCCGAAAGTTATACCCTGGGAGTTGCCTCAGGGGCAGCCTTGGGAGCAACCATCGCCATCGCCTTCAACGTCAATTTAGTCAGACTCTTTGCATTCCTCGGAGGAGCCTTAACTTTGTTGGGGGTGTGGGCTTTAAGCCATAGATCCCGTTCCGTTGATCCTACACGGCTCATCCTTTCGGGAGTGGTTGTCGGCAGCATCCTTCAAGCTTTGATGATGCTTCTTCAGACCTTGTTCCCCGAAAAATTAGGGGCTTTCTTTTTTTGGGTCATGGGAAGTTTTAATTCGGCAAGCTGGAGGTGGTTACCGGGATGCCTTATTGCGTCATGCATAGCCCTTTTATTTTTGTTGTTACATAGGGAATTGGACATCATATCCCTTGGAGAAGGGAAGGCCGAGACCCTGGGAATGAACATAGTGCGCATGAGATGGATCTTGCTGTTAGCGGCCTCCTTGATCACGTCGGTAGTTGTGTCCTATTGTGGTGTCATAGGCTTCGTGGGGTTAATAGTGCCTCACTTGCTTCGGATGATGGTCGGACATTCCCATGGCAGGTTGCTCTTTGCTTCCTGGATGGGTGGAGGTTTGATGCTGCTTTGGGCGGATGTGACGGCTCGTGCTATAGGATCTCTGCCGGTTGGGGTATTGACTGCCCTTGTGGGAGGCCCAATATTTTGCTTGTTTCTTTGGAAATCATGA
- a CDS encoding ABC transporter ATP-binding protein has protein sequence MRPILLSAIGVSVYYGSKKVVYDVSLDMRSGEVFALLGPNGSGKSTMVKAFVRLADKEGDIRILNLPMESFTRKTLARAAAYMPQKVQVVMPFKVMDVVLLGRYPWISFLGDYSDKDLNLARHNLDEVGMTGFEDRIITTLSGGEVQRVMIAQCLTQDAAIMLLDEPTSALDPKYSIAVMRILRNYVKNGRAALCVMHDVNLALRFADRVALMKEGSIRYICGSSEVDASMLSDVFDVPWHIEEWQGGRIALPL, from the coding sequence ATGAGACCTATTTTGTTGAGCGCTATCGGCGTTTCGGTATACTATGGCAGTAAAAAGGTCGTTTATGACGTTTCGCTTGACATGCGAAGCGGGGAAGTGTTTGCACTGCTTGGCCCCAATGGCAGCGGAAAGAGCACTATGGTGAAGGCCTTCGTCAGATTGGCGGACAAAGAAGGAGATATAAGGATATTAAATTTGCCCATGGAGAGCTTTACCCGCAAGACATTAGCCAGGGCTGCAGCATATATGCCCCAAAAGGTTCAGGTGGTCATGCCTTTCAAGGTGATGGATGTCGTGTTGCTCGGGCGATATCCATGGATTTCATTTCTTGGAGATTATAGCGATAAAGACCTTAATCTTGCCCGACATAACTTAGATGAGGTTGGCATGACTGGCTTTGAGGATCGAATAATTACTACCCTGTCGGGGGGCGAAGTGCAAAGGGTTATGATTGCCCAATGTCTTACGCAGGACGCGGCCATCATGTTGCTTGATGAGCCAACGAGCGCGTTGGACCCAAAGTATTCGATAGCTGTAATGAGGATACTGCGAAATTACGTCAAGAACGGAAGGGCTGCTCTTTGTGTCATGCACGACGTAAATCTGGCGCTTAGATTTGCCGACAGAGTAGCACTTATGAAGGAGGGATCCATCAGATACATTTGTGGTTCAAGCGAAGTAGATGCAAGCATGCTAAGCGATGTGTTTGATGTGCCGTGGCATATAGAGGAGTGGCAAGGCGGACGTATAGCTCTTCCTTTATAG
- a CDS encoding ferrous iron transporter B, whose product MSCHGLFGKLFEKHGRTKENTVPRDNEIFHCGEFHCSECPLASRCSMKSEGNPPNSTLMDKKLKRVLLMGNPNVGKSAIFSRLTGLHAISSNYPGTTVGFLEGSVVINGETYKLIDVPGAYTLDPTNEAEEVALRILNEGADIVIIILDATALERNLYLALQVLEKGYPSVIVLNMIDEARHKGIQIDLKALERELGVPVVSTVALTGEGIAALKAALPKARPSFLLPMTKDERWRFIGDIVMRVQMVTHRHHTFRDRLEDISVHPLSGMFLSLLVIIASFYAVRIIGEGLINYLLDPFFNSIWGPFLNVISNVLGGSGFIHDILIGHLIDGSINWEQSFGILSTGIYVEFAMVFPYIISFYLVLSLLEDIGYLPRLAVLFDALLHKIGLHGFAIVPTLLGLGCNVPGILATRVLESERERFIAATLISVAVPCAGLQAMIFGVIGSLGLVYIAIVYASLLGVWLILGYMLNKTLSGQSPELIVEIPPYRLPSLRNLGFKLWFRISGFLLEATPLVLLGILIANLLYSSSVLPFLSNILSPLVKLLGLPPQAMGAILLGFLRKDVAVGLLLPLGLTPRQLVVATVVLAMTFPCIATFVVLFKELGLKRLIQSVLIMISISLITGIALNYLLSYLAI is encoded by the coding sequence ATGTCCTGTCACGGTCTGTTTGGTAAATTATTCGAAAAACACGGAAGAACAAAAGAAAATACTGTTCCTCGCGATAACGAGATTTTTCACTGCGGGGAATTTCATTGTAGCGAATGTCCTTTGGCATCGCGATGCAGCATGAAGAGCGAAGGAAACCCGCCGAATTCTACGTTAATGGACAAAAAACTCAAAAGAGTGCTTTTAATGGGCAACCCGAACGTGGGAAAGAGTGCAATATTTTCTCGTTTGACGGGACTTCATGCCATCTCTTCCAATTATCCCGGCACTACAGTGGGTTTTTTGGAAGGATCGGTCGTAATAAATGGCGAGACTTACAAGCTCATAGATGTACCTGGCGCTTACACCTTGGATCCGACAAACGAAGCCGAGGAGGTTGCCCTGCGCATTTTAAACGAGGGAGCAGATATAGTAATAATAATCTTAGATGCCACGGCGCTAGAGAGAAATTTATATTTGGCCCTTCAAGTACTGGAAAAGGGCTACCCTTCAGTGATAGTACTGAACATGATTGACGAGGCCAGACACAAGGGCATACAGATTGATCTAAAGGCCTTAGAAAGGGAGCTAGGCGTTCCCGTCGTGTCAACGGTAGCGCTTACCGGGGAAGGAATTGCAGCCCTCAAGGCAGCACTTCCCAAGGCACGCCCCTCATTTCTGCTTCCGATGACCAAGGACGAACGTTGGCGTTTCATAGGCGACATAGTGATGCGCGTCCAGATGGTGACGCATAGACACCACACGTTTAGAGATAGACTTGAAGACATAAGCGTTCATCCCCTGTCTGGGATGTTTTTAAGCCTTTTAGTGATAATTGCCAGCTTTTACGCCGTAAGGATTATAGGTGAAGGCCTGATAAATTACCTCCTCGATCCCTTTTTTAATTCAATATGGGGCCCTTTTTTGAACGTCATATCCAACGTCTTGGGCGGATCGGGTTTCATACATGACATTCTCATAGGTCATCTGATAGATGGGAGCATAAACTGGGAGCAAAGTTTCGGCATATTGTCGACGGGCATTTACGTGGAATTCGCCATGGTCTTTCCTTACATCATCTCTTTTTATCTGGTTTTATCGCTCCTTGAGGATATCGGCTATCTGCCAAGACTAGCCGTACTGTTCGACGCACTGCTTCACAAGATAGGCTTACACGGATTTGCCATAGTACCTACACTGCTGGGATTGGGATGTAACGTCCCGGGAATTCTGGCCACCAGGGTGTTGGAATCCGAGCGAGAACGCTTTATTGCCGCGACGCTGATCTCCGTTGCAGTGCCCTGTGCGGGGCTTCAGGCCATGATATTTGGCGTCATAGGTTCGCTTGGCCTGGTTTATATCGCGATCGTATATGCTTCGCTTTTAGGAGTATGGTTGATATTGGGTTACATGCTCAATAAAACTCTCTCCGGACAAAGCCCCGAGCTTATAGTGGAAATACCGCCCTACAGGCTGCCATCGCTTCGCAACTTGGGCTTCAAGCTATGGTTTCGCATATCTGGATTCCTGCTCGAGGCCACACCGCTAGTTTTGCTTGGAATACTGATAGCCAATTTACTATATTCCAGCTCGGTCTTGCCCTTTTTATCCAACATCTTAAGCCCTTTAGTCAAATTGCTTGGCCTTCCACCCCAGGCCATGGGTGCTATATTACTTGGATTTTTGAGGAAGGACGTGGCGGTGGGATTGCTTCTGCCTTTGGGGTTGACCCCACGTCAGCTTGTGGTAGCTACGGTAGTCCTGGCAATGACATTTCCATGCATAGCCACCTTCGTCGTGCTTTTCAAGGAATTGGGCTTAAAGAGGCTGATTCAAAGCGTTTTAATCATGATATCCATCTCGCTTATAACCGGCATTGCTCTCAACTATCTACTTTCATATTTAGCAATATGA
- a CDS encoding FeoA family protein, protein MMAKRTDGEAQPLIFLDNSTFAEVISLPPGQCGKRLEALGLRPGKIIKKLYGMPFCGPVTLEIDGRQIAIGYGAASRIIVKTLKQENVALE, encoded by the coding sequence ATGATGGCAAAAAGGACGGACGGGGAAGCGCAACCCCTAATTTTCTTGGATAACAGCACCTTTGCAGAGGTCATTTCCCTGCCCCCTGGGCAGTGCGGGAAAAGGTTAGAGGCCCTTGGACTTAGGCCCGGCAAAATTATAAAAAAACTATACGGCATGCCCTTCTGTGGTCCTGTTACTTTAGAAATAGACGGAAGACAGATCGCCATAGGATATGGCGCTGCATCGCGAATTATTGTAAAGACCTTGAAACAAGAAAATGTGGCCTTGGAGTGA
- a CDS encoding DUF4139 domain-containing protein, giving the protein MTKRRVILQLTMIMLLAFMGGWIYAAYGNEQSPTSPVKVDVFPEGAYLYFEVPAGEANVVLPPSLDPNSISVHPDQGVQITKIEKSMVLLDQWLPEELIALNRQINSKKAQIAEIQSQINTLTQSARILENTILPADTTKSKEILSDLRQERYAIERQLRDFELDLEKQRTSLKSLQDQWNELCPKENFATSINMSSSGKGKIRIRAFSKNAGWQPLYYVNYSSKKGELTLDLKAEITQKTGIPWMGEIKLYSNAAQGDVAMPELPPLVVEFREPVTLKSFPVEAARLTLDAGGARRIESLSGLTYSVKGQVSGIGIPTTLPLERNVEKIDLEIICLPQIDVQAWAVARTKPLGKATLSGKAHVSIDDVPTGTTTIEEKSPGESLVISLGRVPLVMATREALIPAKSEEKPDKGIFVDGYSIRVANGLSSEASVTVIDRIPVSTHQDIKVNTITLDPKPVEITQKGLCTWKLKLKRGEEKVISVKYEITYPKDREIVIHPMF; this is encoded by the coding sequence ATGACAAAAAGACGTGTTATTTTGCAACTGACGATGATAATGTTATTGGCATTCATGGGCGGATGGATATATGCTGCCTACGGAAACGAGCAATCCCCAACATCTCCCGTTAAAGTGGATGTATTTCCGGAAGGCGCTTACCTTTACTTTGAAGTGCCAGCTGGAGAGGCAAACGTAGTTCTTCCTCCGTCGCTGGACCCCAACAGCATATCCGTACACCCAGATCAAGGCGTGCAGATCACAAAAATAGAAAAGAGCATGGTCCTCTTGGACCAATGGTTGCCAGAGGAGTTAATTGCTCTAAATCGTCAGATCAATTCAAAAAAGGCCCAGATAGCGGAGATTCAATCCCAGATAAATACCCTCACACAATCTGCAAGGATACTCGAAAATACCATATTGCCTGCCGATACAACGAAGTCAAAGGAAATTCTTAGCGATCTACGGCAGGAAAGATATGCCATCGAACGCCAACTTCGCGATTTCGAACTCGATTTAGAAAAACAAAGGACAAGCTTAAAATCCCTACAAGATCAATGGAACGAGCTTTGCCCCAAAGAGAACTTCGCTACCAGCATCAACATGTCTTCTTCTGGAAAGGGAAAGATCAGAATTCGAGCCTTTAGCAAGAATGCCGGTTGGCAACCACTTTACTACGTCAACTACAGTTCCAAGAAGGGAGAACTTACCCTTGACCTAAAGGCTGAAATTACGCAGAAAACGGGGATACCATGGATGGGCGAAATCAAGCTCTACTCTAATGCAGCCCAAGGGGATGTGGCTATGCCCGAATTGCCACCTTTGGTCGTGGAGTTTAGGGAACCGGTCACCCTAAAGAGCTTTCCCGTCGAAGCGGCAAGACTCACCCTAGACGCTGGCGGAGCAAGAAGGATTGAGTCGCTTTCGGGGCTAACATATAGCGTAAAGGGTCAAGTTTCAGGGATTGGCATTCCCACTACACTGCCACTTGAAAGGAATGTTGAAAAAATCGATCTAGAGATAATTTGTTTGCCGCAAATAGACGTACAAGCCTGGGCAGTCGCTCGCACAAAACCCCTTGGCAAAGCTACCTTAAGCGGCAAGGCCCATGTATCCATTGACGATGTCCCTACGGGAACGACGACCATAGAAGAAAAAAGCCCAGGAGAAAGCCTTGTCATTTCCTTAGGTAGAGTGCCACTGGTGATGGCGACAAGAGAGGCATTAATACCCGCTAAATCCGAGGAAAAACCTGACAAGGGAATTTTTGTGGACGGATACAGCATTCGAGTAGCAAACGGACTTTCAAGCGAAGCTTCCGTAACCGTCATAGATAGGATACCCGTTAGCACCCACCAAGACATAAAGGTAAACACCATAACCCTGGATCCCAAGCCGGTGGAGATTACCCAAAAGGGACTGTGCACCTGGAAATTGAAATTAAAACGGGGAGAAGAGAAGGTCATATCGGTCAAATACGAGATAACCTATCCTAAAGATAGGGAAATCGTGATACATCCTATGTTTTAG
- a CDS encoding bis(5'-nucleosyl)-tetraphosphatase encodes MKVKSVSSGAVVFFIEDGKPLYLVLRAFRNWDFPKGEIEPTEDPLSAAKREVAEETGLTDLEFFEDYIETPPYGKGKVARFYIAKSKSKEVFLPVSPELGRPEHHEYRWMMYDEARAILNDRLRSVLDWAHRKICNMG; translated from the coding sequence GTGAAGGTGAAAAGCGTAAGTTCTGGCGCAGTTGTCTTCTTTATCGAGGATGGCAAGCCTTTATACCTAGTCCTTAGAGCTTTTAGGAATTGGGACTTTCCTAAGGGGGAGATAGAACCAACAGAAGATCCTTTAAGTGCTGCCAAGCGCGAAGTAGCCGAGGAGACAGGCTTGACTGATCTGGAGTTCTTTGAAGATTACATCGAAACGCCGCCTTACGGTAAGGGCAAGGTCGCTAGGTTTTACATTGCCAAATCGAAGAGCAAGGAGGTTTTTCTCCCTGTTTCGCCCGAGCTCGGACGTCCTGAACATCATGAATACAGATGGATGATGTACGACGAGGCAAGGGCAATCTTGAACGATCGGTTAAGATCTGTCCTCGATTGGGCTCATCGCAAGATCTGTAATATGGGTTAA
- the ychF gene encoding redox-regulated ATPase YchF, which translates to MLNCGIIGLPLSGKTTIFNVLTGAGAQVKSYSSGKTEPNRAVVNVPDRRLEELAAVYKPKKVTPAQIEFVDLAGLSRDASKGAGLGNAFLSFVADSDALIHVIRCFDNPEVPHPEGSIDPVRDFGIVEMELIFRDLSVIENRLERLSKKKVLQKEESEEKELLEKYRSHLFSERPLRELQLPPEELRRIKGFSFLTLKPELIVLNLDETQTSDKAIPGYEEMLHLTSSGGLSLVKVYGRIEMEMSDLSPEDQREFMRELGIDELGRERLIREAYKMLGLITFFTVGHDEVRAWTIPLNSTSIDAAGAIHTDMARGFMRAQVVHFDDFKEHGFSMAAVREKGLLRLEGKDYIVRDGDIIEIRFNI; encoded by the coding sequence TTGCTAAATTGCGGAATAATTGGCCTGCCTTTATCGGGAAAAACGACGATCTTTAATGTCTTGACCGGAGCAGGCGCTCAAGTCAAATCTTATTCCAGCGGAAAGACAGAGCCAAACAGGGCCGTCGTAAATGTTCCAGACAGGAGGCTGGAGGAACTAGCTGCAGTCTATAAGCCTAAAAAAGTAACTCCTGCTCAAATCGAGTTCGTTGACCTTGCAGGGCTTTCGAGGGATGCAAGCAAAGGCGCAGGGTTGGGCAATGCCTTTTTGTCCTTCGTCGCGGATTCCGATGCGTTGATACACGTGATCAGATGCTTCGATAACCCGGAGGTTCCACATCCGGAAGGAAGCATAGATCCAGTGCGGGACTTCGGCATTGTGGAGATGGAGCTGATATTTCGAGACCTGTCGGTCATAGAAAATCGTTTGGAAAGGCTTTCCAAAAAGAAGGTCTTACAAAAGGAGGAGAGCGAAGAAAAGGAGCTGCTCGAGAAATATCGATCGCATCTTTTTTCGGAGCGACCCTTACGCGAGCTACAGCTTCCGCCTGAGGAGCTTAGAAGGATCAAGGGTTTTTCCTTTTTAACCCTAAAGCCTGAGCTGATAGTGTTAAATTTAGATGAAACCCAAACGTCGGATAAGGCCATTCCTGGCTACGAAGAGATGTTGCATCTGACTTCCAGCGGAGGGCTTTCGTTGGTCAAGGTGTACGGAAGGATAGAAATGGAAATGAGCGACCTTTCCCCGGAAGATCAAAGGGAATTCATGAGAGAGTTGGGTATAGATGAGCTTGGCAGAGAAAGGCTCATACGTGAAGCCTATAAAATGCTTGGATTAATTACCTTTTTTACCGTAGGGCATGACGAAGTGCGAGCCTGGACGATACCCTTAAATTCCACTTCCATTGATGCAGCTGGAGCCATCCATACGGATATGGCAAGGGGCTTTATGCGAGCCCAGGTGGTCCATTTCGATGATTTCAAAGAACACGGCTTTTCGATGGCAGCAGTCAGAGAGAAGGGCCTTCTTAGGTTGGAGGGCAAGGATTATATCGTTCGTGACGGAGACATTATAGAGATACGCTTTAACATATAA
- the thiD gene encoding bifunctional hydroxymethylpyrimidine kinase/phosphomethylpyrimidine kinase: MTIAGSDSGGGAGIEADLATFLHLRVFGTVAITAVTAQNSLGVHEVFDVPTEIIRAQMRAVLTDFTVGAVKTGMLSRRETISEVAEGIKAHRITKLVVDPVMVAQSGDPLMFGAALDALKCELLPLALIVTPNVPEAEKLSDMKITSMQEMKEAAKIIAELGPRGVLIKGGHLEGPKVTDLFYYEGKFSVLEQDRIDTNDHHGTGCTLSAAIAAELAAGTGVFEAVKRAHDYTRLAIEHRFKGGKGYGCVGHVFDIEWLKPAN, encoded by the coding sequence ATGACAATAGCTGGTAGCGATTCTGGCGGAGGGGCCGGCATCGAGGCCGATCTGGCGACTTTTTTACACCTGCGGGTATTCGGCACTGTGGCAATTACGGCCGTTACAGCCCAAAATAGTTTAGGGGTTCATGAGGTCTTCGATGTTCCGACCGAGATCATAAGGGCGCAAATGCGTGCGGTGTTGACCGATTTTACCGTTGGAGCTGTAAAGACGGGCATGCTATCGCGGAGGGAGACCATTTCCGAGGTGGCTGAGGGGATAAAGGCCCACAGGATCACAAAACTGGTCGTTGATCCGGTGATGGTCGCACAAAGCGGCGATCCCTTGATGTTCGGGGCAGCCTTAGATGCATTAAAATGCGAGCTTTTGCCACTGGCCCTCATCGTCACTCCTAACGTTCCTGAGGCTGAAAAACTGAGCGACATGAAGATAACGTCGATGCAGGAAATGAAGGAGGCTGCAAAGATTATAGCCGAATTGGGGCCTAGGGGTGTTCTTATAAAGGGAGGGCACTTGGAAGGTCCCAAAGTCACTGACTTGTTCTACTATGAAGGCAAATTCTCCGTCCTTGAACAGGATAGAATAGACACAAATGATCATCACGGCACAGGTTGCACTCTATCGGCTGCAATTGCCGCAGAACTTGCTGCAGGGACAGGCGTTTTTGAGGCAGTGAAAAGGGCTCACGATTATACCAGATTGGCCATAGAGCATAGGTTTAAAGGCGGGAAAGGCTATGGGTGCGTAGGCCATGTGTTCGATATTGAGTGGCTTAAGCCTGCTAATTGA